A genomic stretch from Mesomycoplasma neurolyticum includes:
- a CDS encoding alpha,alpha-phosphotrehalase — protein sequence MNFRNKIIYQIYPLSFKDFNNDGFGDLKGIISKLDYLEWLGIDVIWITPIFKSPKKDNFYDVSNYYEIDPVFGTINDFKELINKAKEKNIEIMIDMVFNHSSTSHVWFQKALKNVKKYQKFYFFENNINNEPPNNWKSKFGGSAWNFNKEMNKWNLALFDKTQADLNWNNPLLRKEIFKIVNYWSSLGVKGFRFDVINLISKPNNFTKCISLKNDGKEFYTDGPNLSFFLKELNKNTFLKTNKIISVGEMSSTNILEAVKHSNENYDQLSMIFNFHHLKLDYKNNQKWNFKKWNKSEFKNILIEWQKTFFKNNANIALFFNNHDQPRSNSRFGNIKKFWFESSTLFSGLIFTLYGTPYIYQGEEIGMINPNFKKIENYNDVETLNFYKQNIDSMGKNKILKIISKFSRDNSRTPFQWNGSKNAGFSFHKPWINVSSSFKQINLDNQISNKKSVVWFYKNLIYLRKNNEILTNGKITFLKSNSNLFVFKRNLNNTKWLFIFNLSQKQQNISQFVNENLSLIFSNTRCKIKNFLSLKPLNFYIFKYEKK from the coding sequence ATGAATTTTAGAAATAAAATTATTTATCAAATTTATCCTTTATCTTTCAAAGACTTTAATAATGATGGTTTTGGTGATTTAAAAGGAATTATTTCAAAACTAGATTATTTAGAGTGGTTAGGTATAGATGTTATTTGAATAACTCCAATTTTTAAATCACCAAAAAAAGACAATTTTTATGATGTAAGTAATTATTATGAAATTGATCCAGTTTTTGGAACAATTAATGATTTTAAAGAATTAATCAACAAAGCGAAAGAAAAAAATATAGAAATAATGATAGATATGGTATTCAATCATAGTTCAACATCACATGTTTGATTTCAAAAAGCACTGAAAAATGTTAAAAAATATCAAAAATTTTATTTTTTTGAAAACAACATCAACAATGAACCACCTAATAATTGAAAGTCAAAATTTGGTGGTAGTGCTTGAAATTTTAATAAAGAGATGAACAAATGAAATTTAGCTTTATTTGACAAAACACAAGCTGATTTAAATTGAAATAATCCTTTATTAAGAAAAGAAATTTTTAAAATTGTCAACTATTGAAGTTCTTTAGGGGTTAAGGGTTTTAGATTTGATGTTATTAATTTAATTTCAAAACCTAATAATTTTACAAAATGTATTTCATTAAAAAATGATGGTAAAGAATTTTATACAGATGGTCCAAATTTATCATTTTTTTTGAAAGAACTAAATAAAAATACTTTTTTAAAAACAAATAAAATTATTAGTGTTGGTGAAATGTCTTCTACAAATATTTTAGAAGCAGTAAAACATTCAAATGAAAATTATGACCAACTTTCGATGATTTTTAACTTTCACCATCTTAAGTTAGATTACAAAAATAATCAAAAATGGAATTTTAAAAAATGAAATAAGTCAGAATTTAAAAATATTTTGATTGAATGACAAAAAACTTTTTTTAAAAATAATGCAAATATTGCTTTATTTTTTAATAATCATGACCAACCTAGATCAAATTCCCGTTTTGGAAATATAAAAAAATTTTGATTTGAATCTTCGACATTATTTAGTGGTTTAATATTTACGCTTTATGGTACTCCTTATATTTATCAAGGTGAAGAAATTGGTATGATAAATCCAAACTTTAAAAAAATAGAAAATTATAATGATGTTGAAACATTAAATTTTTATAAACAAAACATTGATAGTATGGGAAAAAATAAAATTTTAAAAATTATTTCAAAATTTAGCAGAGATAATTCGAGAACTCCTTTTCAATGAAATGGAAGTAAAAATGCTGGTTTTAGTTTTCACAAACCATGAATAAACGTTTCATCTAGTTTCAAACAAATTAATTTAGATAATCAAATTAGCAATAAAAAATCAGTAGTTTGATTTTACAAAAATTTAATTTATTTAAGAAAAAATAATGAAATTCTTACAAATGGAAAAATTACTTTTTTAAAATCAAATTCTAATTTATTTGTTTTTAAGAGAAATCTAAATAACACAAAGTGATTATTTATTTTTAATTTATCACAAAAACAACAAAATATTAGTCAATTTGTTAATGAAAATTTGAGTCTTATTTTTAGTAATACAAGATGTAAAATTAAAAATTTTTTAAGTTTAAAACCTTTAAATTTTTATATATTTAAATATGAAAAAAAATAG
- the metG gene encoding methionine--tRNA ligase — protein sequence MQKNKKTFFITSPIFYTSGNLHIGHLYTNTLAWVLKNYKILRGYEAKFLTGSDEHGQKILKKANELNMDVKEYVDAQVEKFVELWKLAEIDYDFFSRTTNKNHMEIVQNIFEKLLSKKIIYKSVYKGLYSVSSEEFLTPNQAVEENGKFYHPVSKDLLIELEEESYFFKMSSFQKWLINHWKTKQNIIFPTQVITELLNNFVKKNLEDLSVTRVSFDWGIKIKSDKKHVIYVWLDALFNYITALNYSLENDNDYVKFWKNGDEKVHIIGKEISRFHCIYWPIFLNALDLPQPTKIIVHGLINDSEGRKMSKSLNNVVDPIYLLKKYSPEVVKFYLSTQLTMTSDSKFDEEHLKSIYNSLLSNNYGNLLSRTIAMVKQSFIDKPVKYKENQLTKLEKEIFDDILKTKEIYINEMDNFLISKAYKSVFDFSKKLNGYIDITMPWTLKNNLERLEVVLNTLLNGIYSVSVFLSIIFTKKINEVKNQLKIDDFSLENIGNWNLFDNIIVEKKEPLFQRISEK from the coding sequence AGTCCTATTTTTTATACTTCAGGTAATTTACATATAGGACATCTTTACACAAATACATTAGCTTGAGTTTTAAAAAATTACAAAATACTTAGAGGTTATGAAGCTAAATTTTTAACTGGTTCAGATGAACATGGGCAAAAAATTTTGAAAAAAGCTAATGAACTAAATATGGATGTTAAAGAATATGTAGATGCTCAAGTTGAAAAGTTTGTTGAATTATGAAAACTTGCTGAAATAGATTATGACTTTTTTTCAAGAACAACAAACAAAAATCATATGGAAATAGTGCAAAATATTTTTGAAAAATTACTTTCAAAAAAAATTATTTATAAATCTGTATACAAAGGATTATATTCTGTTAGTTCAGAAGAATTTTTAACACCTAATCAAGCAGTTGAGGAAAATGGAAAGTTTTATCATCCTGTAAGTAAAGATTTACTTATTGAATTAGAAGAAGAATCTTATTTTTTTAAAATGTCTAGTTTTCAAAAATGATTGATTAATCATTGAAAAACTAAACAAAATATTATTTTCCCAACTCAAGTTATAACTGAATTACTAAATAATTTTGTTAAAAAAAACTTAGAAGATTTATCAGTTACTAGAGTTTCTTTTGACTGAGGGATTAAAATAAAATCTGATAAAAAACATGTTATTTATGTTTGATTAGATGCTTTGTTTAACTATATTACAGCATTAAATTATTCATTAGAAAATGATAATGATTATGTAAAATTTTGAAAAAATGGTGATGAAAAAGTTCATATTATAGGAAAAGAAATTTCAAGATTTCATTGCATTTATTGACCTATTTTTTTAAATGCTTTAGATTTACCTCAACCTACTAAAATTATTGTGCATGGACTTATAAACGACTCTGAAGGTCGAAAAATGTCTAAAAGTTTAAATAATGTTGTTGATCCGATTTATTTACTAAAAAAATATTCACCAGAAGTTGTTAAATTTTATTTAAGCACTCAGTTAACAATGACTAGTGATTCTAAATTTGATGAAGAACATTTAAAAAGCATTTACAATTCTTTATTATCAAACAATTATGGTAATCTTCTTTCAAGAACAATTGCTATGGTTAAACAATCTTTTATTGATAAACCTGTAAAATACAAAGAAAATCAACTTACAAAATTAGAAAAAGAAATTTTTGATGATATTTTAAAAACAAAAGAAATATACATTAATGAAATGGATAATTTTTTAATTTCCAAAGCATATAAATCTGTGTTTGATTTTTCTAAAAAATTAAATGGTTATATAGATATAACAATGCCGTGAACACTCAAAAATAATTTAGAAAGACTTGAAGTTGTCTTAAACACTCTTTTAAATGGTATTTATTCAGTAAGTGTATTTTTAAGTATAATTTTTACAAAAAAAATAAATGAAGTAAAAAACCAGCTGAAAATAGATGATTTTTCTTTAGAAAATATAGGTAATTGAAATTTATTTGATAACATTATAGTTGAGAAAAAAGAGCCTTTATTTCAAAGAATTAGTGAAAAATAA
- a CDS encoding MAG1140 family protein — protein MIFFIVLALLYKINYKKNILVEIEINNQNQMNFKINSNLYYEINKNSKILIEQKYAKNNENFYLKIKEIKNIKNDVFNVVLFHSTNLKIKPNTRILGKIILSQKSNIFDFIFH, from the coding sequence ATGATTTTTTTTATAGTTTTAGCATTATTATATAAAATTAATTATAAAAAAAATATTTTAGTTGAAATTGAAATAAATAATCAGAATCAAATGAATTTTAAAATAAATTCTAACTTGTATTATGAAATTAATAAAAATAGTAAAATTTTAATAGAGCAAAAATATGCTAAAAACAATGAAAATTTTTACTTAAAAATAAAAGAAATAAAAAACATCAAAAATGATGTTTTTAATGTTGTGCTTTTTCATTCAACTAATTTAAAAATTAAACCTAATACTAGAATTTTAGGAAAAATTATTTTAAGTCAAAAATCTAATATTTTTGATTTTATTTTTCACTAA
- a CDS encoding Mbov_0121 family peptidase domain-containing ABC transporter — protein sequence MKIKKQNDLKDCGLVVFQALFYHYNKKWISLFELKKSAFFSDDGIVIKNLQNLAFQWGIELEAYNIDFETLKKEELNEPVILLINENDNNHYVILENKNKKYFYIADPLIGNRKIKINDFEKMFVDIIIFPNKIFNPEIKNTKNWIFTFLNKKEHYFLFFSILLVSILHFSSAFFLKTVIEKILPFNDKELLFKISFIFLWIFLFKFSQNIIKNIYIKKLQNNIEYKIIKNFLFSIKQGKNSQLLKLEISDYIKRFSIIPGFSFYCSHFLYSFFGEMVSFVFSTVVLYLINKYLFIITLIIGIFFILISFIYKKIVNKKYNILNQKNIEFNSSFFDIIKNIEKIKNKDINKMLQFNIEKKLNDYKKEENFIWKINYVFQNAKNLLSEFLPIFSIFISSLFVINKNIQIGTMILFITFISNFLNPLNSLTDLIISYPIFINDYDLLKFILFLPKEKNGNNNLDKINTINLNNINYKYNNLKTILKIENFEIKENIHIIGNNGTGKSTLLKILNLDLELEKGIYFNNLALSFLNKNFLRNKIIYISGNTPSIDVTVYEFIIDKNSTKEKVFVKNIEYYDLTKMLEKWKINLNQKIKNDWSNFSLGQKQIILLLKLFNQKYDLILLDEAFENISDENFDTLKILINDFQNDAIFVEVSHSHKFIKDSKKINVQKL from the coding sequence ATGAAAATAAAAAAACAAAATGATTTAAAAGATTGTGGTTTAGTAGTATTTCAAGCTTTGTTTTATCACTATAATAAAAAGTGAATATCACTTTTCGAGTTGAAAAAAAGCGCTTTTTTTAGTGATGATGGAATTGTTATAAAAAATTTGCAAAATTTAGCTTTTCAATGAGGTATTGAATTAGAAGCATACAATATTGATTTTGAAACATTAAAAAAAGAAGAATTAAATGAACCAGTAATTTTGTTAATTAATGAAAATGATAACAATCATTATGTAATTCTAGAAAATAAAAATAAAAAATATTTTTATATAGCTGATCCTTTAATAGGGAATCGCAAAATAAAGATTAATGATTTTGAAAAAATGTTTGTTGATATTATTATTTTTCCAAATAAAATTTTTAATCCTGAAATAAAAAATACAAAAAATTGAATTTTTACTTTTTTAAACAAGAAAGAGCATTATTTTTTATTTTTTTCAATTTTATTAGTCTCAATTTTACATTTTTCTAGTGCATTTTTCTTGAAAACAGTAATTGAAAAAATTTTGCCATTCAATGATAAGGAACTTTTATTTAAAATATCATTTATTTTTTTATGAATTTTTCTTTTTAAATTTAGCCAAAATATTATCAAGAATATTTATATTAAAAAACTGCAAAATAACATTGAATATAAAATTATCAAAAATTTTTTGTTTTCAATAAAACAAGGAAAAAATTCACAACTATTAAAATTAGAAATTTCAGATTATATAAAAAGATTTTCAATTATTCCTGGTTTTTCTTTTTATTGCTCTCATTTTTTATATTCTTTTTTTGGTGAAATGGTAAGTTTTGTTTTTTCAACTGTTGTTTTGTATTTAATTAATAAATATTTATTTATTATCACATTAATAATTGGGATTTTCTTTATTTTAATTAGTTTTATATATAAAAAAATTGTCAATAAAAAATATAATATTTTAAACCAAAAAAACATAGAATTTAATTCTAGCTTTTTTGATATTATAAAAAATATTGAGAAAATAAAAAATAAAGATATTAATAAAATGTTGCAATTTAATATTGAAAAAAAATTAAATGATTATAAAAAAGAAGAAAATTTTATTTGAAAAATAAATTATGTGTTCCAAAATGCAAAAAATTTATTAAGTGAATTTTTACCTATTTTTAGTATCTTTATTTCAAGTTTGTTTGTTATTAATAAAAATATTCAAATTGGAACAATGATTCTTTTTATCACTTTTATTTCTAATTTTTTAAACCCTTTAAATAGTTTAACTGATCTAATAATTTCTTATCCGATTTTTATTAATGATTATGATTTATTAAAATTTATTTTATTTTTACCAAAAGAAAAAAATGGAAATAATAATTTAGATAAAATTAACACTATAAACTTAAATAATATAAATTACAAATACAATAATTTAAAAACAATTTTAAAAATTGAAAATTTCGAAATAAAAGAAAACATACACATTATTGGTAATAATGGAACAGGTAAATCAACTCTTTTGAAAATTTTAAATTTAGATTTAGAACTTGAAAAAGGAATTTATTTTAATAATTTAGCGTTAAGTTTTTTAAATAAAAATTTTTTAAGAAATAAAATTATTTATATTTCTGGAAACACACCATCAATAGATGTAACAGTTTATGAATTTATTATTGACAAAAATTCAACAAAAGAAAAAGTGTTTGTAAAAAATATTGAATATTATGATTTAACTAAGATGTTAGAAAAATGAAAAATAAATTTAAACCAAAAAATAAAAAATGATTGATCAAATTTTTCATTGGGTCAAAAACAAATTATTTTGCTCTTAAAGTTATTTAATCAAAAATATGACTTGATTTTATTGGATGAAGCATTTGAAAATATTTCTGATGAAAATTTTGACACTTTAAAAATATTAATTAATGATTTTCAAAATGATGCTATTTTTGTAGAAGTTTCCCATTCACATAAATTTATAAAGGATTCCAAAAAAATTAATGTTCAAAAATTATAA